In the genome of Phycodurus eques isolate BA_2022a chromosome 22, UOR_Pequ_1.1, whole genome shotgun sequence, the window CCTCGCTGAGCGTGTACAGAGCTTTGCCCGTCACGCGGTCCACCGGGCCCCGGGCGATCTGCTGCGTGAGGGCGCTCGCCAGCAGGAACAAGTGCTGGCCCACGCTCTCCTGTAGGCGAGACACCGATCGTCAAAGTGCGCCGCTCGGACAAAAACAACCGACTCCGGTGACGACCGGCGCGATCTCGAGTCCGTCGTCTACTCCGACGTTAACTCCTCGCTTCTGTTCGGCGGAGGGACCCGCGCAAACCGTTACGCTTACGTGGAAACTGCGGCTACGCGATAAACAAGGTCTCTCCAACCGAACCCGCGCGAGCGCCGCGCACCTTCAAGAAGCCGTAGAGGCAGATGGACATCCAGTTGGTGAGGAGCTTCTCCACTACGGACTCCGTCCGCCGCAGCAGCATTTTGGCTTGAGCCGTGCTGTTTTTCCGCATCAAATCCTTCAGCAGCTCCTCCGTCGTCTCCGTCAGATACGACAAGTCGCCGTGGAGCGCCACGGTCAGCAGAGACGCCATCGCGCACCTGGGGGAAGGACGAGGTCACGGTCGGAACTCCGGACCCGGCCGAAGGAGAGCTCGCGCCTACTTGTCTTTGACGGTGAAACTCTTCTGCTCCTCCGCCGCGTGCACCGCGCACGTAAGGAAGCGCCGGTCCCGGATCAGCTCGGACAAGGCCGGGACGCTCTCTTTCGGACGACCCCGCGCCTCCGCCGTACACGACGCCGTCAAAGCTTCGTTCTGCAAAGTCGGACGTTTCGCATTACGCGTGCGCGTTCCTGTGCGTCGTCCGCTTCCGTTTACCTCGGGGAAAAATATCCTGCAGGCGAAGTCCTTGTAGTCTAGGAACGGAATCGGGCCCACCTTTTCCAACAGGTTCGCCTTTTCCGTCTGCATGTCCACAAAACCTGCCGGAGAATTGGAATGGGATTGTTTTCGCAAAACGCTCCTCGCGTGTATTCCCGCGTACGTCGAGGCGGGTAGGCGTTAGCGACGGCTACCCTTCAAAACGGCCGCTTTTACTCCGCTGCCTCTGACGCGGTCCgataaactgaaaaataaagtatCCACCCTCACGATTCGGTTCGACGCACCTTGTCTGATGTCGTTCCTGATGTCCAGCTCCAGGTTTTCCATGCGCTTATTCATCTTCACCGTCAGCTGCTTTTGTTGGCGACGGTAAATCAGCGCCACCGCTTCGACGTGTCcgaataaaacacacacaaaaaagcccaCCTCGTTCAATATTCCCACATTACTCACTCGTGAAAACTGAGCTTCGCGGCGACCGACCGACGACGATGCAGGGGATCGCCAAAACGACCAGCCACATCAGAGCGAACGGGTGAGACGTATTCCGCAGCGTGACCGTCTTATCGCCGTAGAAAacctgagggggggggggggggggggggggggggaaaccgtACCGGTCAGGTGACGTTCCGCGGTAAACGCGCCCGCTTTTACGCCTTCCGCGTTTACCTTTAACTGACGAAAATTGACATCGGGCGCGCTTCGGATTTTGCAGACGAAGAAGTCGGCGCTGTCGCCCGCGTCTTTGGCCTCCGTGACGCAGGGGTACTCCTCGCCCCCGTAGACGCCCGACGCCGACACCTCTTTTACGGTCATCTCCAGGCGATCCGCGCTTTTCTGCAATACGATAAGCGGCCGAATGCCGGACGTTCCAAAATCCGCGTGTCCGAAAACAACCCGCACCTGTACGGCGACGCGGACGTCGTCCCCTCTCCTCGTGGCGGTGAAGCCGGTGAACTGAGGATCGGGATGGTAGGCGATGGACTGCCAGCAGGCCAGCGTTTCGTTGGCCACTTTCAGATAAATGTCGCTGCTGAAAACACTGCGAGTACTCGCGGCTGCGGGCGTCTGGTAAGTCAGATTCTGTGAGCCCGACAAAAACACATTCGCATTTCCACAACTCCAGATGACCCATAATCACTTTCTCGTGTTGCCTTAAAAGCCGTATTGTGACAATACTGACGCAGACGACCAAAAACGGCGTGGCGTCTGACAAAAGTGTCGTTCCGACACGGCGATTTCCGGCAACGACGACGGGATCGATGACCGCGTCGCGATCCCGTTCGTCGCGACTAACGCGGCAAAGCGTGCGTGAATGTGCGCTCACTCGGAAACTTCTGTCGGCGGGGAGGCTGACTTCCTGTAGGGCGTGACCGTGCGAGACGCCGTCCACCGCGTCCAGGTTGGACCCCGCCAGCGTGATCGTCCTCTTGCCGCTGTACGGCACACAACGGCCTCGAGTCAATAGTCGCGCTACGtttcaaagaaacaaaagagaTGACGTAGCTTCGGGAACTCCGCGCGACCGTCGCCACTTTCGTTTCCGTCAAAGACGCGACGGTCGCGCGGGGTCTGCGACACCCGTACGGCGCGACTGTACAGTACGTCAATGTGCAGTACGTCGTTTCCGTCGACGGGGCCGCGCGCCTCAAAAGGGCCCCTTTCGGATGTGGCCTCTGAAAAAAGGAAGGAGTTGGATGGTGAAAGACATCGCTTTTGAGAAGCGGGTGACTTATCCCACCGCATGCTTGTTACTTGCATAAGAATCTTGCCATTTTCTGATGCCCCGTCCCGTCCCGACGACATGTTGGACATTTCGAACCGTTATTTCAGTGTAACGAAATTATACTGTGTGATTTTAGCTCTTCCAAATATCTCCATTTTTGGAGTGAAAAAAAGTGATTGTTGTCATCATTTAGAATCATCATGGAGGACTTTTCACAACTGCTGTCAGTTAGCTGGACTATTTTGtcagaaaaatcaaaacaactCTCTGCTCCACTAGACagcatttgacctctctcaacatattcacatcttagacctgctCATCTCTAAGGATGGTGAAATGATACTACGTCTGAAGACACCCTGGAAAAACTCAGTGACCATGTCACAATTTCATACAGTCGACCAAAACAATGGAGAGAAAACAAACCGTCAACGAGCTGTCTCGACTCAATACCGTCTGACTTTTTCAAGGGCTATTGCCGAGTCTGTGCTCGCTGATTTGCGGCAAATAATCAATCGCTcgcttcagtcaggcgagtgtcctaaagctcttaaagtagccgCCGTTAAGCCTCCGCTAAACAAATACAACGCCGGACGCTTCCGCGTTAGCGAGCTATAGACCCGTCTCAAGTCTCCCTTATTTTTAATCGACTCGGCCATTTCTTCCACTCCAACGGACcttttaaatgatataaggttgaacgctgactcgggaaaggtgtccaTCCTGGTCTCGTTGGACCTCGGTACGGCTTTTGATCCGGTAGATCGTGATATATCGGATGGCAATCATCGGATGGCGATGACCTACGGGTCAGTACTTGAAACCCTCCTGTTCACCCTCtgtatgctacccttgggtcaaactCTTCACAACTTTCATtttagctatgcagatgacacgcagttatatctagcagtgtctccagatgccTACGGTTcgattgaggtgttgtgtcgcAGTCTAAATCGGATAAATAACCGGATTGGaccaaatgttcttcaattaaaccgcAACACAACTGAGATCATTCTTTTCGGCAATAACCTCGAAACCTCGGTGTTCTGATAAGATTCTGACGTGACTTTCGGCGGTCGATTCCTAAAACGTATCCGGAGTGAAGGCTCGCGTGCGTCGAGCAGACCGGGAGAAGCTCATCCGTGCTATTGTCATGGtcctccctaaaaagagcatgaaACAGCCGCGGCTCATTCGGAATGCTCCGGCTCGGCGCGGATTACTCCCATCCTAAAGTCTTTACGCCGGCTTCCGGTCAGCGTTGCAatagatttcatttttttctgctccCGGTCTAGAAATCGCTAACAAGCTCCGAGATCGACAcgctcgggtcaaatagtggagcgcgGGCGTGCGATAGCGTAGGGTCGGGATTCTGACACGACGGATGAAAAACAATCGCGTGAGGGTCGAAAGGGACCGGTACCTGCTCCAGGTGCTGCTCGGCGTCACGGCGGCGCAGGACGGCGCCGACGTGTACGCGATCGCGGCGTCGCCGTGGCAGCCGCCGTCCGGGAGGACGGCGCACGCGCGGACCGTTCCTTTGCCTCGGATGGCGGGAATGTGGAACTCCAGGCTTACGCCGGTGTTGTTCCACACGGGAGACCTGAGACACGGGGTCGCGACGTTATCGCTTTTTACCCACGCCGTAAATACCGTGCCGCGCTCCGCCCGAACGGCGTGCCGGCGACGTACCCGCGGCTCCTCCGTACTCACTCTCTCGGCGCGCAGTCCTCGTCGATCTGGATCCTCACTCCGGTCACGTGACCCAGGTTCGAGCCCAACAAAACGGCGCGGTTGTGACCGTAGAAAGACACCGCGCCGGGACTGATGGAGTAGATCTCCGGCTTCTGAGCGGAAATGTACGGATCGTTACGTTTCGCTCGCGCCTTCCGCCGGACACTCGTATCGGAAGCCGACTTCGGACGGCCCCGACTCACCGAAACGTTCGTCGgccgcgtcgtcgtcgtctcgCAGACCCCGTCCTGTCGGAAGACCCGCAAAGAGGGTGTTCGCCGTGCGGATACGGGTATATCGTGCCGATATCACTGAACGAGCGACGGTTCGGTATTTACATTCGTCGCTCCCGCGGTGGCCCAGGAACAGCCGTCTTCGCTCCAGCCGCATCCCGTCTCGACGCATCTCCGGCACCTGAGTAGAAAACGCGCGTCGGAGGTTGAGCCCTTGCGAGGCCCCGCGGTCCGTTTTGGCGTAACGTCTCCCTCCGTCGGCGTTACGGGACTCACAGAGCGGCGGTAGGCGAGCCCCTGATGTCGGAGCACGTCGTCAGCTTTATTCTTTCCGTAAAAACCGTCGGCCCCAGTCGGACTTTGACCGCCGCGCTCGTTCCTGTGCGTCGCCGGGAGGTGATTGATACCCGGGTTACTACGCCGGTCCCGCGTCAGGTGGCGCGTTTCCGTTAAAACGGCGTCGGTCCGCTAACCTTCGGCTGAAAGCGTGCCGTTTAACAGGACGCAAGTGCATTGCGGGAACGTCGGGAAAGGGCCTTCCCTGCTGCAGAGCTCGCCGGAACGTCTGGAGAACTGACAGGCGAAGGTGTCCCTCGCGTTCTGATCCGCGCTCACGTGCGTGCGGACGTCCAACCTGATCTGAAGCAGACCGGGGTGCCTGGGGTCAAGTAGGCCAACGGACCGCGGGCCCGTTTtaccgccgcggtgcggccggCCTCCGGTGGAATAAATGCGGTATAAAATAAAAGCGTGACCTCCGTTCTTTCTTGTATGTCATTATTTAAGATCTAATCTCTCCATTATGTCGTAAACGCTCCTCCgctgggaaaatatatcattaaGATGCGTTATAAAAtaaagtccattttttttaacctgcgtACGTCTGCCGATACGCCCGATTTCCAAAAATCCTCCAAAATGAATCCCTTACTTATTCCGCGACCGAACCCGCTAAAGCGCTTTCGGTCAAATATCCCGTAGCGTTTCCAATGAAGCCTCCTGCCGTCGCTCGCTCGACTGCATCGATCCCGCCGGAGGCTGGCCCGAGCGCACGATTGCGCCGCACGGTACCTGACCGCTGTTGTGTCTTTGGACGGTGTAGGAAATCCTCTTTTTCTGGTAATCGTCGGGAAAGGAAAACCAGTGGGAGTTTTGGCATTCGTCCTTGAATGTGCAACTGGGGTGAGAAAATACCGTCGTCGTCATCGTGTCCGGCGGACCGAGACGTCAGAGGATGCGGGCGCGTCCCACCTCTTTTTGGAGTGACACCACACGCAGCTCGGATCCTGCGCCGACCAGCAGTCTTCCCGCGTTCGGCGCGTCCGGCACGTGGACGCGGGCACGCGCAGCACCTGCGgtacgacgacgacgacgagcgaGATGATCGTTTGACACGTGGCGGTTTGTCGGGACGCCGCCGACCGGACACCGACCTGGTCGTCGAAGGCCGCGTACACGTGTTTCCCATCCGCTCGGTCCAGACGCATGCCGGGAAACGCTTTGCGGTCGTCGGCGCTCCGGTAAAGCACTGTGGGACACGTGCCGCGATGGTTTTGGTCCACGCTGAGCTGAAAACGACAAGCACGCCTTTATGACCGCCTCTGAGGTTTCGCGCGGCTTCTCCGGTCGGACTGAAATGGCCCGACGTGGATCTAATCTCTGACGTGACGTCAGGCGCGTGTGGCCCGTTTGCGGGGTCGCGTTTCCTGCCGTTGAGGTCGAACCACGGGCCGTCACGTGATCCGCTGCTGTCTCGAAACAAAACGCGCGGCGGAACAAAGCGCTTTGCCTCAGACTTCGTCGAGCCTGCACGAACTTCCTGCCCGCTTCGCTTCCTCACTTCATATGAGGCAATCTTGCAAGTGTGACGACGCTCCTTTAACTTTCACGCGAAACACCGTCACGTTGGATGAAATCTTCGTTACACGTGACCTCTGTGAAATATCAacccttttttattattattttttttttttatttgtcatgaGCGGAGGTATACTTTACCTCACTATTAATACATACAATACGTCAATAAGTACAGTGGATCTCAAAATGGAGCATTGCGATCGGCGGCCACTTGTAAGAGGACGTGCGCAATCTACATTTGATTTCCCCCCCAATTTAAAGGCGTCAAAGTTTCGCCAATCATTTATCTCGCTGTCACGTTTTTGATATCGGCAAAACCTGCCACTTGAACggggggtgtgtcgacttttgaCATCCGCTCACCTTTATGAGCTGGCCGTCTTCTGTCCCGACGAAGAACACCATCCAGGTCCCATGCGTCGTGGCCGCGACAGACGTCATGGCGCTGCGCCTGTAGAGCACCTTGAGCGGCTGCAGCTCCTTcgcctgcaaaaaaaacaaaaaaaaaaaacacacaaaatccgTCAGCGCGCTCGTTGCGCCGGGCCAAGTCCGAGCGTAGGAACCGACCGCCCCGTCTCGGCGGCCGCAGGTCACGGCGCTGCAGAAGTCCGGGTCTTTATCCGCCGGGATCTCGGGATCGGGGGTGACGTCGAACAGGAGCAGCTGGGTGGCGCTCGGGTCTCCGTCCGCGCCGAACACGCCCGCCCACAGCGTGGAAGCCGGTCCGGCCGAGACCACCGACGAGGCCGCCAGTCTGCCGCCCTTCTGTCCGGGGACGAGCAGAGAGGCTCCGCGCAGCGATTTCAAGGTGTCCGCCTTCTTGGTTTTGGCTCGGAGCCATATGAGGCGAACCCGACCGCCGCCGGCCTCCGAAGGCAGCACGTTGGCGAGCAGATAAATGGCGGAGCCCAGCTGAAAGGCGTCCACGAAGTCCACGTCGCCTCTGCTTTTGAAGAGCGGGTTGGAGCTGTCGCCGGAGAAGGAGAAGATGCCTCCGTCGTGCCGGTTGTCGGTGTCGTGGAGGTACACGGCCTCGGTGGACGAGGCGCACACGCCGCGCGAGCTCTCGCCTTTGCGCTGCCGGACGGCGGTCAGGATGTAGAAGTCCCGCTCGACGCCGTCGACGGCCACCAGGACGGCCGCGGACGCGCCGGAGCGCCCGGGGGGCCCCACCAGGATGCGCTCCCTGTGGAGCACCGCGGACACGTCGGCCAGAGCGCGCAGCTCGCAGTAGCCGCACTCGTCGTCGGTCACGCCGCAGCTGACCAGAGTCCCGTTCTCCGCGAAGGCCAGCAGCACGTTGACGCCGAACGTGGCGTTGCCCGGATCTTCCTCCGCGACTCTGGAAAACTGCGCCGCGTCGCCCGCCCCAGTCAGGACGCCCCTCTGGTTGACCGCGCGCACCACGCTCAGGTCGCGCCTCAGCTGGTACAGCTTCTCCTCCGTGGCCACGTAGACTCCGTCGAGAGCGGTGACCAAGTGGCGGACGGCCCCGTCCGCGGTGAAGCTTCCGCCCGTCGCCTCCAGGCACCGGCAGCCTTCCGCCCAGAGGAGGCACAAGACGGACGCCCACAGCCGCGGGGGCAGCATCTTCTCGGCCGCGGTGTCGAGCCGGACGCCTCGGGTGGCTCTGGAGGAAAAGCGCGTAAAAAGCGCACAGACCGAGTGGGAGGGACGCGCCGGGCGGCGAACGTCGCAGATCCGCCCGTTTATCTCCGAGAGCGAGGAAGCAAATCGGGCACAATGACGGCGAGACGCGGCCGAAACACGCCGCGCCGCGCCCGGGCGCAAAAAGTAGGTTCGGCCGAAAGGGAGGAACCGTGCGAAATGGAAGCACGAAAAGGTAGAATGATTCGAAGGAAGAAAGACGGGGAAACAAAAGACGTCGGGAAGATCCAAAAACAAACCCAACCAAAAACAACCATTGAAGCAGGTCTGAGGTCGAAGGGAGGAAAGAATGAAGGAAGTAGAGATGGCAAAATGAGAACAGAAGACAAGAAAATAGGGCTGTGCCGGGCGGCCAAAAAATGCTAATGTGCGCAAATATTGTCTGCAACTAATACATATTGGCTGAAAATACCCGGTAGAAAAAGATTAAGCGCACACTGCTGTCACCTTGTGGCGGAAAACCGCATTGCACCAACATCCCGTCCACGGAACGTTGATCGCATCGTCATTCAAGTCAACTACGGTCACGTGTTCACACTTTAATACGTCACTGCTTCACCGTGTCCCGCCGGCGAccgcttttcttttttggttttgttttgtttttgtttttttacagtcaaACGACGCATTTGCAGAGCGACCAAAACAGTTGTTATGAAACAACACCACCGCCActccaaaaaaaagacaaaaaatgatAATCATACAATCGTGCATAAATTAACCCAAATATGGATATTTAGTGAACTGGTGGGTTTCCCCTGTGTCGCCAACGGCTTCCGCTAGAGGTCGCTGCCCGCACTGTTTCGGCGCAGGGGCACTCGGAGCGCCTCGCCGTCTTATATTACCGCCGGCCGCCCGCACGCCAGCTTCAATTCGCAGCGGCGAGCGAGCTGCTGTCCGTCGTCCCTCCGCCCGTCCGGTGCGCATCCAGCCGGAGGGACGGACGCAACTTTCGTTGGGTGTCCTTCATCTCCTCCCCTGCTCATCCGGAGATCGTCACCGGTGAGTCCCCGGCTCGCTCGGGCTTTCGCGTCGCTCTCGGCGCTTCATCGCCTTCATCCGGCGGTGTCAGTTCGCCGGAAAGAATTGGCTTCCGCGCAGGTCCGCTTCTGCTTTTAAGGACACCAAAACAACCCTCGGACTCCCGACTTCCAACGGACCCCGCAGTCTCTCAAGAGTCTGCAGGTCTGCGTTAAACGTCCCGTTTCCGCGCGGATCTCCGCGGACTccttgcctcctcctcctcctcctcctcctcctcatcatctccTTCCCTCGCCGTTACATAAAAGCGCGCGCATCTCGGCGGAATTCGGGCTCACCCGGCGCTTTTCTGGCCGAACCCGAGCCTGCGGTCGGCTGCGCGTCTTTCTATAGCACGCGCTGCAGctggggtctcctccccgtGGTTTGGAAGTGCGCACTCTGTAATCTCCTCCGACCTCAGCACCACCCCGattcccgaaaaaaaaaaaaaagacaaacgcgGGCAACAACCGAAACGAAACCATCGAGTCACTTTGACGGGTAAAAAGCAGCGCACTAATTTAAGGCTCCTATTTCGGTAACGTGACCTCTCATCTCATCcgtattcatttcaaagggttGGAGCGCAGGACAATGTATATTTTGGCTGACCGTCCAATTGCGACCTGCACTTTTTGTCTGGCCTTAACTTCTACAAATAGAAGTGCGCACTAACTTTGGAATCCATCAAAATGTCGGGCGTCTACTTGGCGTCTGACAACGGGGCTGTTTCACGTTGTGAGTGTTTTCCTCCTATTTTCTGGATCGGAACCGGACAAATGCTAATGAAAAGCAGCTCTCGCAGTTTATTATCGTCTCGTTGTTCGCCCGGCAGCCGACGGGTGAACCGACTCTTGATTTTATGTCGGCAGAAAAACACGTGGTGAGATAAACTTTAAGGGGACTCTCAATCAACTTCTTCGGAAAACATTCGCTCATCCTTCC includes:
- the plxnc1 gene encoding plexin-C1 isoform X8: MTQAKELQPLKVLYRRSAMTSVAATTHGTWMVFFVGTEDGQLIKLSVDQNHRGTCPTVLYRSADDRKAFPGMRLDRADGKHVYAAFDDQVLRVPASTCRTRRTREDCWSAQDPSCVWCHSKKSCTFKDECQNSHWFSFPDDYQKKRISYTVQRHNSGQIRLDVRTHVSADQNARDTFACQFSRRSGELCSREGPFPTFPQCTCVLLNGTLSAEGTSAAVKVRLGPTVFTERIKLTTCSDIRGSPTAALCRRCVETGCGWSEDGCSWATAGATNDGVCETTTTRPTNVSKPEIYSISPGAVSFYGHNRAVLLGSNLGHVTGVRIQIDEDCAPRESPVWNNTGVSLEFHIPAIRGKGTVRACAVLPDGGCHGDAAIAYTSAPSCAAVTPSSTWSSGKRTITLAGSNLDAVDGVSHGHALQEVSLPADRSFRNLTYQTPAAASTRSVFSSDIYLKVANETLACWQSIAYHPDPQFTGFTATRRGDDVRVAVQKSADRLEMTVKEVSASGVYGGEEYPCVTEAKDAGDSADFFVCKIRSAPDVNFRQLKVFYGDKTVTLRNTSHPFALMWLVVLAIPCIVVAVALIYRRQQKQLTVKMNKRMENLELDIRNDIRQGFVDMQTEKANLLEKVGPIPFLDYKDFACRIFFPEVNGSGRRTGTRTRNAKRPTLQNEALTASCTAEARGRPKESVPALSELIRDRRFLTCAVHAAEEQKSFTVKDKCAMASLLTVALHGDLSYLTETTEELLKDLMRKNSTAQAKMLLRRTESVVEKLLTNWMSICLYGFLKESVGQHLFLLASALTQQIARGPVDRVTGKALYTLSEDWLLWQAQDFTSLRLKALFAAGGGGEVSEPLEAVALTCDTVEQAKEKILRTFEAKFGFPYNRPPMSVSIELERDGAFVALEEVDASSEAVGEVTMLNTLEHYKVPDGATIKVLSRKDPSASWKGEPTGGTSPDSARSQTAAARDGLGSHIYNGDTSGKYFHLIDPDVDENRGKNPERKKLKLKEVHLTKLLSTKVAVHSFVENLFGSVWGPSNRRAPLAVKYFFDFLDRQADEMKISDPDVLHIWKTNSFPLRFWVNILKNPQFVFDLDKSAHLDGCLSVTAQAFMDSFSLSDTQLGKHAPTNKLLYAKDVPKYKEEAKDYFRRIREQQPISRSDFYKFLDEESKKHQNDFNEAAALEELGRMIRRYVPQICEKLEQTGAPAQLREQLRRVQETSDGARKSRGAAADAF
- the plxnc1 gene encoding plexin-C1 isoform X5, with the protein product MLPPRLWASVLCLLWAEGCRCLEATGGSFTADGAVRHLVTALDGVYVATEEKLYQLRRDLSVVRAVNQRGVLTGAGDAAQFSRVAEEDPGNATFGVNVLLAFAENGTLVSCGVTDDECGYCELRALADVSAVLHRERILVGPPGRSGASAAVLVAVDGVERDFYILTAVRQRKGESSRGVCASSTEAVYLHDTDNRHDGGIFSFSGDSSNPLFKSRGDVDFVDAFQLGSAIYLLANVLPSEAGGGRVRLIWLRAKTKKADTLKSLRGASLLVPGQKGGRLAASSVVSAGPASTLWAGVFGADGDPSATQLLLFDVTPDPEIPADKDPDFCSAVTCGRRDGAAKELQPLKVLYRRSAMTSVAATTHGTWMVFFVGTEDGQLIKLSVDQNHRGTCPTVLYRSADDRKAFPGMRLDRADGKHVYAAFDDQVLRVPASTCRTRRTREDCWSAQDPSCVWCHSKKSCTFKDECQNSHWFSFPDDYQKKRISYTVQRHNSGQIRLDVRTHVSADQNARDTFACQFSRRSGELCSREGPFPTFPQCTCVLLNGTLSAEGTSAAVKVRLGPTVFTERIKLTTCSDIRGSPTAALCRRCVETGCGWSEDGCSWATAGATNDGVCETTTTRPTNVSKPEIYSISPGAVSFYGHNRAVLLGSNLGHVTGVRIQIDEDCAPRESPVWNNTGVSLEFHIPAIRGKGTVRACAVLPDGGCHGDAAIAYTSAPSCAAVTPSSTWSSGKRTITLAGSNLDAVDGVSHGHALQEVSLPADRSFRNLTYQTPAAASTRSVFSSDIYLKVANETLACWQSIAYHPDPQFTGFTATRRGDDVRVAVQKSADRLEMTVKEVSASGVYGGEEYPCVTEAKDAGDSADFFVCKIRSAPDVNFRQLKVFYGDKTVTLRNTSHPFALMWLVVLAIPCIVVAVALIYRRQQKQLTVKMNKRMENLELDIRNDIRQGFVDMQTEKANLLEKVGPIPFLDYKDFACRIFFPENEALTASCTAEARGRPKESVPALSELIRDRRFLTCAVHAAEEQKSFTVKDKCAMASLLTVALHGDLSYLTETTEELLKDLMRKNSTAQAKMLLRRTESVVEKLLTNWMSICLYGFLKESVGQHLFLLASALTQQIARGPVDRVTGKALYTLSEDWLLWQAQDFTSLRLKALFAAGGGGEVSEPLEAVALTCDTVEQAKEKILRTFEAKFGFPYNRPPMSVSIELERDGAFVALEEVDASSEAVGEVTMLNTLEHYKVPDGATIKVLSRKDPSASWKDNGDTSGKYFHLIDPDVDENRGKNPERKKLKLKEVHLTKLLSTKVAVHSFVENLFGSVWGPSNRRAPLAVKYFFDFLDRQADEMKISDPDVLHIWKTNSFPLRFWVNILKNPQFVFDLDKSAHLDGCLSVTAQAFMDSFSLSDTQLGKHAPTNKLLYAKDVPKYKEEAKDYFRRIREQQPISRSDFYKFLDEESKKHQNDFNEAAALEELGRMIRRYVPQICEKLEQTGAPAQLREQLRRVQETSDGARKSRGAAADAF